From Cellulomonas dongxiuzhuiae, the proteins below share one genomic window:
- a CDS encoding carbohydrate ABC transporter permease, producing the protein MAAIAVQATPAPTQTPTRRKSKLERVNPLVYVVAWLLVGVCIGPVAFIILGGLRTNSQITMDPSGFPSTWEWGNYSSVLNSSIFWQQAANSAICAIATTVGVVILGVMASFVLARYDFKAQPAMYSLFAAGLMFPMTVAITPLYILIKNLGLMNSLAGIILPQIAFALPTTIIILVPFLRAIPKELEEAASIDGASRLGFFFRMVVPLSIPGVVTVGILAFVASWNSYMLPLFILNDEMMYTLPLGVQSFASQYSVDTARVLAFTSLSMIPALIFFSLFERRIVGGLTGAVKG; encoded by the coding sequence ATGGCTGCCATCGCCGTCCAGGCAACCCCGGCACCGACGCAGACGCCGACGAGGCGCAAGAGCAAGCTCGAGCGGGTCAACCCGCTGGTGTACGTCGTCGCGTGGCTGCTCGTGGGGGTGTGCATCGGCCCCGTGGCGTTCATCATCCTCGGGGGCCTGCGGACCAACTCGCAGATCACCATGGACCCGTCGGGCTTCCCCAGCACCTGGGAGTGGGGCAACTACTCGTCGGTGCTCAACAGCTCGATCTTCTGGCAGCAGGCCGCGAACTCCGCGATCTGCGCCATCGCGACCACGGTCGGCGTGGTCATCCTCGGGGTCATGGCGAGCTTCGTGCTCGCGCGGTACGACTTCAAGGCGCAGCCCGCGATGTACTCGCTGTTCGCGGCGGGCCTGATGTTCCCGATGACGGTGGCGATCACGCCGCTGTACATCCTCATCAAGAACCTCGGGCTCATGAACTCGCTCGCGGGGATCATCCTCCCGCAGATCGCGTTCGCCCTGCCGACCACGATCATCATCCTCGTGCCGTTCCTGCGGGCGATCCCCAAGGAGCTGGAGGAGGCCGCGTCGATCGACGGCGCGAGCCGTCTCGGGTTCTTCTTCCGCATGGTCGTCCCGCTGTCGATCCCGGGCGTCGTGACGGTCGGGATCCTCGCCTTCGTCGCGAGCTGGAACAGCTACATGCTGCCCCTGTTCATCCTCAACGACGAGATGATGTACACGCTGCCGCTCGGCGTGCAGTCGTTCGCCTCGCAGTACTCGGTCGACACCGCCCGGGTGCTGGCGTTCACGTCGCTGTCGATGATCCCGGCGCTGATCTTCTTCTCGCTCTTCGAGCGACGGATCGTCGGCGGTCTCACCGGCGCCGTCAAGGGCTGA